The following DNA comes from Capsicum annuum cultivar UCD-10X-F1 chromosome 7, UCD10Xv1.1, whole genome shotgun sequence.
ACTGTGTGTGATCAACAAGTGTGATAACAGTATCCTACAAGTTCATCTCAACATGCTTGTCATGcttttatttttagtactttAACAATGTTTTGATGATACCCGGCCTAAACTTTtttacaacaacatatccagtgtattcccacatagtggggtccggggagggtagagtgtacgcagaccgtACCACTatctcaggtgaagtagagaggctgtttccgatagacccccatcttagaaccgataacagtataacaaacacaaaatataagtGCATATAAAGTAGTgcggtatgcaaaataaactaacacctctagccacaagataatactacaaccataagataatactaaaaactatcttCCTGAAATCATAGATATCATCACACAACACCACGAACAAAAAACTACAGACTGCCCGATGCTCGCGCTGCATCAGCATCCAAATTATAACATAGTTAGCTCTTATGTTTTCCTTCGGGCATCAATCAAAATCCTTTTCGCGGACAAATACCTTTTCCCATATTTCTGAATTATCATGTGCTGTTGCTCTTAATGAACATTATTTTTCATGAAGAGTTTTTGTGCTGTTGATATTATATTGCTTGCaaacaaatgaaactaaatctAAGTATCTAACGTTGTTCTCTTTCATTCTTGAGGGTGCTATTACTCGTATTCTTGTTGAAACACCTGAAGATTTCTACTCTAATACCATAAACCTACTCAGAAAAGCAGCAGACATTTGCTATACTGGTCTAAGGGAGATTCGGTGCTTTACTCCATACAAGCCACACGGATCCATGTTTCTTATGGTATTGCTATAAACACCTTAGTCAAATATGGGTAATTTTCAGGATTTAGTTGAAAAAAGAATTTGAATAGTCTTATTTCGATCATTTCTATCAGGCGAAACTAAACTTGTCATTTCTGGAAGGCATCAACAGTGATCTGGAATTCTGCACAAGGCTTGCTAGAGAGGAATCTGTAGTTGTTCTACCCGGTAATTTTTCAAGTTGCATTACTGTACAACATTGAAAGGGAGCCTTGGtgtaattggtaaagttgctgccatgtgacacTGGTCACGAGTTTGAGCCATGGAAACACCCTCATGAAGAAATGTAGGGTAGGATTGCATACAATAGACCTCTGTGGTCCGGCCCTTTCCCGGACCTGACGTATAATGAgagcttagtgcaccgggctgcccttaaTTACTGTACAATGTTGTTGAGATGTAGAACTGCAGGCAGCGAGATTTGTGCATGTTAATAAATTCAATGCATTGCAGGGGAAGCACTTGGAATGAAGAATTGGGTAAGAGTAACTTTTGCTGTGGAAATTTCAGTTCTTGAGGATGGCCTTAGCAGGATCAAAGCCTTTTGTTTCAGAAATGCCAAACAACAATAAGCCTTTTGTTTTCTGTCAACATTGGTCCAAGTCCACCacaaacacaaataataaaagtTACAGGTATTGCTATGGGGCTCGATAATTGACTCCTAATTAAGCCATTGCAGTTAAGCCATCATAGCTCGAAAAGTGTCTGCAATGGATGAAAGCATTCTAGTTATCGAGAAGCATAACAGCCGAGTGAAAGGAGGTGATCTGGAGGTGCTCACTGAACCTCATTGTCAATCATTGTCTTGAAGTAGAATAAGTGCTTGTGAAATGTATCAAATGTCTTCACTTTCCAATGTTATTGATCGCGTTGTGGAATCAAAGTATTTTCAAATCTCATTGAACTGTTCTATACAAGACGTTGAAGGCTTtgtttaacactgcatatgtgcTGGTTCATTATGCAGTGAATTTGTCAAATGGACATGCTTAATAACAAGTGGTAGTTTAACACTTTTACAATGTTTACATTTCTAGTACACGATTTGTTAAGAGTTGTTTTCTAACGGTTTTTTCTTGTTCAACAGGCACTTGTATGTTAATTTAGATTTCGTACACACTAAGATTTTGAAGAACTTTTAATTTGCTTTAGAGATAAATTCTTTGACATTTCAATGAAATGAATCCTAATAGTTCACGGATGCCTAAATCTTGTtacaataaataaacaaagaaaCCTTTGAAATATTAAAGGGGAATTTTCATAAATAACATCATATATGCCCCTAATACTcactctgtttaaaaaagaatgacctactttgacttgggataagaaaatagagaaactTTTGATTTTTGtcgccttaaattaaagttgtgtcaaatgtactaaaatgccAAACATGTCATagagaaaattgaaattaaagtattgctcAAAACggaaagggtcattctttttaaaatggactataaagaaaagtaaattattctttttgaaacggagggagtaacaaATAATGGAAATATTATTGAGTTTTCAGAACGTCGCAACATACTTTTTTCATAACACATCGTGCGTGCGCGTACACACTGGTGGGCGTACATACATACAGTCTCCTAGATACATACACTAGCTGTTGTACATACATgcaatcatacatatatacatacatgtagTAAGATTCGGCTATAAATGAAATCCAGCTAATTTGTTtataacaattttaaaatattatttatacgGAAAATTAGTGACTTCTCTTGTATTTCTCACTTCAAATGCTTTGGACTATTTTCTGAGGATTTGTCGGAAATAATCCTTCTACCACTGAGATAGCGATAAGGTCTACATGCATTCTACCCTTCACAAATTTAACTTTGTGGTATTATACTGGATATATAATTAGTGGACTTCTAAAAAAGGTCGAACAACATCGATTTTGatagtttggagcttaattacaaaaaatctcgatattttacataattattgacTGCTTTGATTTTAGGTCTATCGAAATATATAATTAGCTCTTTATACATTCAAcaaatacattttttattttgtaaagatacataattagctcccgatatattttttttgattttaaatttatcgaaatacatatatacaatgaAAATGCATAACTAgtctaaatttttatatttattttataaggatGAGAATTTATATAAACATGATAAGTTGAAGGCGtgtgtttttgttatttttcctttaaaaaagttTGTGGTAGGAACAAGGAGAAATGGGGGAGGGTAATTATTGAACTTAAGCTATCATATCACATAATTTTACCAATAAAATACTATTACCAAAAGCTGCAGCTGTTGAAACCAAGAGCACCAAAAGCCAACAAATGTCAAAAGCTACAAAACGGATTTGCCTCCCCTTTCCTACCGTTATCAACAAAAAGCCCAAACGGGCCCAAATTCCGCCGcctaaaatattcaaatcaaatGATTAAAAAGGATAAGTAAATAATTGTCATCCTCCAACGGCTCTTTTTCCTCCTTATTCAAAATCCCACCAAGAACAATCAAGAaccccaacaaaaaaaaaaaaaaaaaaaaaaaactgcaaaTTTTCAAGAAACTGAATTTTTTTCAATCTCAACTATGGATACAACTCCTCCGTCTCATCGATCCGAACCTCGAACCCGAACAAAATCAGCTTCAAGGCTCTCAAAACTCCGCGTTTATGATGAAGAAAGTGAATCAGTCTCTCTTGATATTGTCCCTTCACCAAGACTAACTTCTTCTCCTTATGGTAACGGCCTACCGCTCCAcgagcttcttcttctttctccttctcctctaCGAAGATCCAAGACTCGTCTTGCTGATAAGCTTGAGTTGATTGATGATGGGGTTGAGCCTAATGGGGTTAGAAGGAGGCGAAGGAGTAGGAATTCTGCGATTGGTGTTTCCCCACGTAATAATAATCGGAGATCGAGGAGAAGGTTAGAGCAAGAAATGAGAGAAGAGAGGGATTTGGGGTTGGTTGAAGAAGTGGTTAAACCAAGAAAGAAGAGGAATGGTGGTAAATCCAAGAAGGATAAGCTTAGTTTGGTTCCTTCAAATTCAACAAGTATGTTTCGTATCATTCTAATCGTTGTCGTTACTGTTGTTTCCACTGTTTTCTTCTTGTTATTGCTCCCATATCTGTATCCCCGTTTACAAACTGATTGGCATGCTTTGTTTAAGCGGAGGGTCAACCTCTCTATCTTTAGGAGGGTAGAGGTAAGGTttgcgtatactctaccctccctagaccccacttgtggaattacactgcaattcttgttgttattgtatttcaTTTCATGAGCGTAATcagaattttttgttttggtaaTAGAATCAAATGAAGGAGAAGGGTGTGATTTAATAAACAGAATTGAGCTGATGTTAAGTGATCTGGTGATGTGGAAGGACGTGGCAAGATCAagtctttggtttggtttggggTCTCTTTGTTTCTTATCTTCTTGTTTCGCGAAAGGAGTTACCTTTAGGTGTATTTTCTTGTCCTATCTTGTATATCCCACTTTGTATTTAGGAAGAGTTTTCGATATGACATTTTTGTTCATTCTCGATTGCAGCATTTTCTCTATCGTATCGCGATTGGGGTTACTGTTTTTAGTTGTTTCATTCTTCTCACGTTCGATTCGCCAAAGGTAAAGAGTTTAATTTCCTTACACTATTACTATTAGTAAGTTATTAAGTTCCCTGTTGTTGCTGAATGTTGATCAATAATTACTAAATTACAGAGATGGTAGAGAGGTAAAGTGTGAATTTCAGCTGACGGAAGATGACATTTTGAGAATGGGAAGATTGATACTTCCAGCTGCAAATCTTGCAATTTCAAAAACAAGAGAGCTTTTTTCAGGAGAACCTGCTATGACCCTCAAAGTATGTTATCTTATTCTCAAGTTTATAAATTTCACATTTTAGcttaaaaatttgaatttcttgtaaTTGATTGGAACTGTGCGTGCCTGTGGTTTTAAGTTGGTGCCAGTCTTGATACTTGGAGCTGAGT
Coding sequences within:
- the LOC107878339 gene encoding reticulon-like protein B17 isoform X1 yields the protein MDTTPPSHRSEPRTRTKSASRLSKLRVYDEESESVSLDIVPSPRLTSSPYGNGLPLHELLLLSPSPLRRSKTRLADKLELIDDGVEPNGVRRRRRSRNSAIGVSPRNNNRRSRRRLEQEMREERDLGLVEEVVKPRKKRNGGKSKKDKLSLVPSNSTKSNEGEGCDLINRIELMLSDLVMWKDVARSSLWFGLGSLCFLSSCFAKGVTFSIFSIVSRLGLLFLVVSFFSRSIRQRDGREVKCEFQLTEDDILRMGRLILPAANLAISKTRELFSGEPAMTLKLVPVLILGAEYGHLITIWRLCALGFFISFTAPKLYSSYSCQISSKANYMKNRLLVTWGACSHKKLIAASILTAFWNLTTVRTRIFTAFICLVIFRYCKQHDAAKVDEEMVEVEEEEEEKQQALVVLEPVKKGT
- the LOC107878339 gene encoding reticulon-like protein B17 isoform X2, giving the protein MDTTPPSHRSEPRTRTKSASRLSKLRVYDEESESVSLDIVPSPRLTSSPYGNGLPLHELLLLSPSPLRRSKTRLADKLELIDDGVEPNGVRRRRRSRNSAIGVSPRNNNRRSRRRLEQEMREERDLGLVEEVVKPRKKRNGGKSKKDKLSLVPSNSTREGCDLINRIELMLSDLVMWKDVARSSLWFGLGSLCFLSSCFAKGVTFSIFSIVSRLGLLFLVVSFFSRSIRQRDGREVKCEFQLTEDDILRMGRLILPAANLAISKTRELFSGEPAMTLKLVPVLILGAEYGHLITIWRLCALGFFISFTAPKLYSSYSCQISSKANYMKNRLLVTWGACSHKKLIAASILTAFWNLTTVRTRIFTAFICLVIFRYCKQHDAAKVDEEMVEVEEEEEEKQQALVVLEPVKKGT